The following coding sequences are from one Capsicum annuum cultivar UCD-10X-F1 chromosome 3, UCD10Xv1.1, whole genome shotgun sequence window:
- the LOC124896889 gene encoding uncharacterized protein LOC124896889: MNGEANFSSMAPPTFDGESYQIWAVRMRIYLQALDLWEAVENEYEIAPLLDNTMVVQIKTHKERKTRKSKALACLFTAASSNIFTRIISLGSAKEVWDYLKTEYEGDKRIRGIQMLNLVREFELQRMKESETIKEYSDRLLNLANRIRLLSSAFNDSRIVEKILVTAPERFEATIITLENSKDLSKITLAELLSAFQAQEQRCVMRQGGAVKGALPAKHHDDGSSKNKNKNKNNQPTNKEGAAHNNKNKNKIGGFKGKYPPCKHCDKLGHAPFKCWKRPDTKCTKCNHLWHEAIICKNKTQ, translated from the coding sequence ATGAACGGAGAAGCAAATTTTTCCTCAATGGCACCACCAACTTTCGATGGAGAAAGTTATCAAATCTGGGCAGTTAGAATGAGGATATATCTGCAAGCTTTGGATCTCTGGGAAGCTGTTGAAAATGAATATGAGATAGCTCCTTTACTAGACAATACAATGGTAGTGCAGATTAAAACTCACAAGGAGAGGAAAACCAGGAAATCAAAGGCACTGGCATGCTTATTTACTGCAGCTTCATCTAATATCTTCACTCGTATCATATCTCTGGGATCAGCGAAAGAGGTATGGGATTATCTCAAGACTGAGTATGAAGGAGATAAAAGGATTCGAGGGATTCAAATGTTGAATCTAGTACGTGAGTTTGAGCTGCAAAGGATGAAAGAAAGTGAAACCATAAAGGAGTACTCTGACAGACTCCTTAATTTAGCAAATCGCATCAGATTGTTAAGTTCCGCTTTCAATGATTCAAGGATCGTTGAGAAAATCCTAGTAACGGCACCTGAAAGATTTGAGGCCAccataataaccttagaaaattctAAGGACTTGTCCAAGATCACACTTGCAGAGCTCTTAAGTGCTTTTCAAGCGCAAGAGCAACGATGTGTTATGAGACAGGGAGGAGCTGTCAAAGGTGCCTTACCAGCCAAGCATCATGATGATGGAAGttctaagaataagaataagaataagaataaccaaccaaccaataAAGAAGGTGCAgcgcacaacaacaaaaacaaaaacaaaataggtGGTTTCAAAGGAAAATACCCTCCTTGTAAGCATTGCGACAAGCTCGGACATGCACCTTTCAAGTGTTGGAAGAGGCCTGATACTAAGTGCACTAAGTGTAATCATCTTTGGCATGAAGCTATCATATGTAAAAACAAAACTCAGTAG